GCCGCGCGCATCGCCCAGGCCGTCGAGTTTGCCCGCGCCCACGGGTTGCACGCCCCCGTGACCGAGCAGCCCGAGTACAGCATGATGCGCCGCGAGCGCGTGGAAAAGGAGATCCTGCCGTACACGGCGGGCGCGGGCATCGGCCTGGTGGTCTGGAGTCCGCTCGCCATGGGCCTGCTGACCGGCAAGTATGACGACGGCAAGCCCGAGGGCGCCCGCCTCACCGAGAAGGAGAACTGGGGCAAGAACTTCCTGACCGAGGAGAACATCCAGAAGGTCCGCGATCTCAAGCCCATCGCCGACGATCTGGGCATCACGCGCGCGCAGCTGGCGCTGGCGTGGCTGCTGCGCCAGCCGGGGGTCAGCAGCGTGATCACTGGGGCCACCAAGGTCGGCCAGATCCAGGACACCGTCAAGGCGGCCGGCGTGCGCTTAAGTGACGACGTGCAGCAGAAGATCGAGGACATCCTCAACCCGTCCTGATTCCCACCTGCCTGCGGTCCGGTCCTCCTGTGGTGGGCCGGCCGTCTTCAATTGTGGGAGGCTGCAGGGCCCGCATCCGCCGCCACCGGCGGATACACCTGATTGCGCCCCCGGCGTTTGGCCTGATACAGGTGTTCGTCGGCGACCTTGAGGTGGCCGTCCAGCCCGCTGGGATGGCCCAGGGCATACCCGATGCTGATGGTCAGGGTCATGCCGGGCAGCAGGCTTTCCCAGGCGTGGCGGGCCACGGCGGCCCGGCAGGTGTCGAGCAGGGCGTGGGCGGCTCCGGCCGGGTCGGGTTCGTCGGGGGGCAGCGGCAGGGCCACCACGAACTCCTCGCCGCCATAACGGCCGAGCAGGCTGCCTGCAGGCAGGGTGGCGGCGAGCAGCTGGGCGGTCGTCCGCAGCGCCTGGTCGCCCAGCGCGTGCGAGAGCAGATCGTTGACCCGCTTGAAGTGGTCGATGTCCACAAAGGCCACCAGCAGGGGAGGCGCGGGCTGGTCGGGTGATCCGGCGGCGGCCGAGAGCCGCCGGAGGCCCTCTTCCAGGCCGCGCCGGTTGAGCAGGCCGGTCAGGATGTCCTCGCGGGCCTGCTGCTCGGCAAGGCGCAGCCGCTCCTGCCACGAGTGCGCTCCGTCGTCGGTCAGGGTGGGCTCGGCGTCCAGTTCCTCCATGCGCGCCTCGGCCTCGGCGAGCCGGTCCATGAACAGCCGCCCCTCCTCCAGCGCCTCGCGGGTGGTCGCCAGCGCGGCCGCGAGGTCCCCGGCCCGCTCCTGCCACTGCGCCATCATGTCCAGCATGCGCTGGTTCTCGCGGAAGCGTCCGTGCTGACGCCCCACCTCCAGCGCCCGGCGGAAGGCCGGCTGCGCCGCTTCCCAGTTGTGGCGGGCCAGGTGGACCTCGGCCAGGGCCAGGTAGGGTTCCGGGTAGCTGACATATTTCAGGGCCTCGGCATGGTTCAGCGAGGCGTAGGCGTGGTGGGCGGCGGCCTGGACCTCGCCGGCCAGCAGTTTCAGGCGCGAGTGGTGGGACTCGCACAGCATCAGCACGGTCCGGTCGGGCGAGTCGACCAGGGCGGCGTGACAGGCGATGATGGACTGCAGCCCGCGCCGTACCGCCTCGGCCTCGGCCTGCGCCCGCCCCCGCTCGCGGGCCTGCCGGGCCAGGACCACGTAGGCGTGGGCGCGGCCCTCGTGCACGAAGGGCCACATCTCGTGTTGCAGGTGCCGTTCCAGCGTGACCAGCTGTTCCTCGAGCAGGCTCAGCTGGTGCAGGGCCAGCTCGGGCTGGCCGCTCACGCTCGCCAGCCACGCCAGATTGACCAGGGCAAACGCCGCCGTGTGTCCGGCCCCGGCGGCGCGGGCAAGCCGCAGCGCCAGCGTCAGGTCACGGCGCGCGCCCACCTCGTCCCCGGCGGTCAGGCGGGTCAGCGCACGGGCGTTGATCACGCCGGGATGCCGCTGCGTCAGCGCGTGTTCCTTGACCAGCCGCAGGGCGTGGGCGACGTGTTCCAGCGCGAGCACCTGGGCCGAGGTCTCGGTGCAGATGATGGCCAGATCGGTGAGCGCCTCGACCGCCGCGTCGGCCGAACCGGCCCGCAGCGCCAGTTCCAGCGCGCCCTCCACCAGCTGCCGCGCGGCCTCCCACGAGGAAAGCTGCACGTACCGGGCCAGGGCATTCAGGGCGTAGGCACGCTGCGTGTCGTCCTGCGCGTCCTCCCAGCGGGCGAGCAGCGGCCGTGGCACGCCGGCGCCCGGTGGCAGCGGCGGCGGCGGACTGCACACCGGGTCGGGAAGGGGGCCGTTCACTGCCGCCATTGTGGCGTGCCGTACCGGGTCTTGCCGTTAGTCGTAGCTAAATATAAATATGGACAACCGTCCCCGCTGCCGGGGCCGGGACACGCCCAAGACCGTGTGAGAGACTGCAACCTTTGACGCATGAGGCCGCGCGCCGTGAAGGCCTATGCTGCCTGTATGAGCGCCGCTGCCCTTCCCTCCATAGAAACGCACGACCTGCGCAAGGTCTACCGGGGCCGCGCGGTGGTGGATGGCCTGAGTCTGAGGGTCGAGCCGGCCGAGGTCTTCGGGTTCCTGGGACCCAACGGCGCGGGCAAGAGCACCACGGTCAAGATGCTGCTGGGCCTGGTCCTGCCCAGCGGCGGCGAGATGCGGGTGCTCGGCGGATCGCCGGCCGACCCGGCGGTGCGCGCCCAGCTGGGCTTTTTGCCCGAGCAGTTCCGCTTTCAGACGTGGATGACCGGGGAGGAGTTTCTGCACTTTCACGGTCGGCTGGCGGGCATGCGGGCCGATGAGCTGCGCGCCCGGGTGCCGCAGGTGCTGGAAACGGTAGGCCTGGGCGGGCGCGGCGGCGAGTCGCTGGGCGGCTACAGCAAGGGCATGCTGCAACGCTGCGGGCTGGCCGGAGCGATCCTGGCGCGTCCCCGGCTGGTCTTTCTGGACGAGCCGACCAGCGCCCTGGACCCGATCGGCCGGGTGGAGGTGCGCGAGATCATCGAGGGCCTGCGCGCCGAGGGCGTGGCGGTGTTCCTGAATTCCCACCTGCTCTCGGAGGTGGAACAGGTGTGTGACCGGGTGGCCTTCGTCAAGGAGGGCCGGGTACTGCAGCAGGGCAGCATGCAGGAGCTGATGGGCGGTGTGATTCCGGTGGGCATCCGGGTGGACGCGCTGCGTCCGGGCCTGCTCGAGGCCCTGGCCCGGCTGGGTGAGGTCCGCCACACCGACACCCAGACCCCGGGCCGCGCCGACATCGAGCTGTGGCTGGCCCGGACCGACGCGCTGCCCGCCGTGGCCGACGCGATTCATGCGAGTGGTGCGCGGCTCTACGCCCTGACCCCGCGCCGCCCGGACCTGGAGCAGATGTTCCTGGAACTGATCGAGGCGGGACCGGGCACCGCCGCCCACCGTCCGGTCCCGGAGGCCGCCCATGCATAACGCCCTGCTGATCGCCGAACTCTCGCTGCGCGAGGCCACCCGCAAGCGGCTGGTGAGCGTGCTGCTTATTCTCAGCACGGCTTTCATCGGGTTTTACCTGTATGGCATCTACCGCCTGGAACTCAATCTGGACCAGCGCTCGCTGGACGCCGGGCTGGACGGGCGCAGCCTGAGCGGGCTGTCCAATCTGCCGGTGATGTACGCCGCGATGTTCGGCATGTACCTCGTGTACTTCCTGGGAGCGCTGATGTCGGTGCTGTCCACCGTCGGCTCGGTGAGCGGCGACATCGAGAACGGCGTGATGCAGAGCGTGATCGCCCGGCCCATCAGCCGCGCGCAGCTGGTGCTGGGGCGCTGGATCGGCTTTACGGTCGTGAACGTGGTGTACGTGGCGCTGCTGGGGGCCGCACTGATCGGCGGGGTGTACGCCATCACCGGCTACCTGCCGCCCGCGCCCGTGCCGGCCCTGGGCCTGATCCTGCTCGCCGTGACCCTGCTCACCGCCCTGACGGTGCTGGGCAGCACGCTGTTCACCACCCTGGCCAACGGCATCGGCGTGTTCGTGCTGTACGGCGCGGGCTTTACGGGCGGCATCCTCAGCGCCATCGGCACCTTTGCCGACAGTCCCACGCTGGCGACCCTGGGCCGCGCCGCCAACATCGTGATGCCCACCAACTCGCTGTGGCTGGGGGCCAGCTACCACCTGCAGCCCGACGTGCTGCTGCAGATCAGCCAGCGGACCCGGGGCGCCAACCCCTTTTTCGGCTCGGAGCCGATTCCCGCCGCGCTGGCGGTCTGGGCCGCCGTGCTGGCCGCGCTGGCCGTGGCGGCGGCCATGTGGCGCTTCAGCCGCCGCGACCTGTAAGCCCGGGCGGGCGAAGGAAGATATGAGAAGAAGGCCCTCTGGCGGCGTGCCAGGGGGCCTTCTTCTTGGGCGGGCAGGACCTTTTCAGTCCGCGGCGCTGTCGCTGCGCTTGCCGGAATCCCCGGCCTGCCTTCTGCCCAGGACCGCCCGTGGGGAACCCGGGTTGCCCTGCCCCTCGCCCAGTTCGCCGGCGCGCTCGGCAAGCTGTTGCCGGCGGCGGGCCAGCTGGCCGTGTTTGGGCGCGAAGATGAAGGCGAGGACGAACAGGATGCTCTGCACGAGCACGATGCTCGCGCCGGTCGCGCCGTCCAGAAAGTAGCTGCCGTAGGTGCCGATCACGCTGGATCCCACCCCGCAGGCCACGGCAATCCACAGCATCCGCGAGAAGCGGTCGGTGAGCAGGTAGGCGGTCGCGCCGGGGGTGATCAGCATGGCGACCACCAGAATCACGCCCACCGTTTGCAGCGCCGTCACGATGGTCAGGGCCAGCACAGTCAGCAGCACATAATTCAGCACGCCGGTGTTCAGGCCGATCGAGCGGGCATGGGTCGAGTCGAACACGTACAGCAGCAGGTCCTTGCGCAGCAACAGGGTCACGATCAGGGCGACGGCTCCGGCAATCACCGTTTGCCACAGCTCCGAGTCGCCGATGCCCAGCACGTCTCCGAACAGGATGTGGCTGAGGTGTACGTCGCTGGACACCTTGGAGATCATCACCAGTCCCAGCGCGAACAGGGCCGTGAACACCACCCCGATCACGGTGTCCTCCTTGACCCGCGAGCGCGACTGAATAAAGCCGATGGCGCTCACGCTGAGCAGTCCGAAGAAGAAGGCGCCGATCACGAAGGGCAGGCCCAGCAGGTACGAGATCACCACGCCGGGCAAGACGGCGTGCGACACGGCGTCGCCCATCAGGGACCAGCCCTTGAGAATCACGAAGCACGACAGCACGGCGCACACCATTCCCACCAGTGCGCTGACGAGCAGGGCCCGCAGCATAAAGTCGTACTGCAGCGGGGCAAGCAGAAATTCCAGGGTCATGGGCGGGCCTCCGGGCGGGAAGTGGGAGCAGCGTGCAGCGGCGAGCGCCCGCCAAAAGTGTGGGCCAGGTTCTCGGCAGTCAGGACGGCGCCGGTGGGGCCATACAGCAGCACGGTGCGGTCGGCAATCAGGGCCACCTCGTCGCAGAAGCTCTCCAGCGTGCCCAGGTCATGGGTGCTGACCAGCATGGAGCGGCCCTCGCGGCGCAGTTCGCCCATCAGCGCGATGATGGCCTCGCTGGTGCCCACATCCACGCCGCCGAAGGGCTCATCCAGCAGCAGCAGGCGGCCTTCCTGGGCCAGCGCACGGGCCAGAAAGGCGCGTTTGCGCTGCCCGCCACTGAGTTCCCCGATCTGCCGCTCGGCAAAGGCGCCCATGCCTACACGCTCCAGACTTTCCTCCACCAGCCCATGGTCCGCGGCGCTGGGACGGCGCAGCCAGCCCATCTTGCCCTGGCGGCCCATCATGACCACCTCGCGCACGCTGACCGGAAAGTTCCAGTCCACGTCCTCGCTCTGGGGAACGTAGGCGATCAGCCCGGCCTTCTGGGCGCGGTTCACGGGCTGCCCGAACACCTGTACCGTGCCGCGCAGCGGCGGCAGAAATCCCATCACGGTCTTGAACAGGGTGCTCTTGCCCGCGCCGTTCATGCCCACCAGACCGCAAACGCTGCCGCCCTGCACCTCCAGGGTAGCCTGCCGCAGCGCCAGACGTCCGCCGCCGTAGGCCACGCTCACGTTGTGAACCTCCAGCGCGTTCATCCGGTCGTGCGTCATCGGGTTCCCAGCCCCTTGAGGATGGTGTCGGCGTCCTTTTGCAGCAGCTTCAGGTAGGTGGGCACGGCCCCCCGCGCGTCGGTCAGGGAATCCACGTACAGCACGCCGCCAAAGCGGGCGCCGGCCTCCTTCGCCACCTGTTCCATGCCGCGGGTGGGCACGGTGCTCTCGCAGAACACGGCGGGAATCTTCTCGGCGCGCACCGCGTCAATCACCGCCTTGATCTGGCGCGGCGTTCCCTGACCTTCCTCGGCATTGACCGGCCACAGGTAATGTTCGGACAGGCCGTAGTCGCGCGTCAGGTACGAGAAGGCCCCCTCGCACGTCACCAGCGCCCGCTGATTCTTGGGCAGACTGGCCAGCTGCGTTCTGAGCCGGGTGTCCACCGCGCGAATCTGATCGCTGTATTTCCTGGCGTTCGCATTGAAGGTCTTTGCCCCGGCGGGATCAAGCTTCACGAACGCCTTGCGGATGTTCTCCACATAGATCAGGGCGTTCTTGGGGGACATCCAGGCGTGCGGATTGGGTTTGCCCCGGTAGGCATCCGAGGTGATGTTGACCGGCGTGATGCCCTCGGTCAGGGTCACGCTGGGAACCCGGCCAAGCTGACGGGTGAACTTCTCGAACCAGCGCTCCAGATTCAGGCCGTTGTTGAGGATCAGGCTGGCCCCACGCGCGT
This genomic window from Deinococcus aerophilus contains:
- a CDS encoding aldo/keto reductase family protein; its protein translation is MEFRNLGRSGLKVSEVALGGWETYGVGVNEQQMVRDIVTAAYEGGVNFFDQADVYARGRSEELMGAVLRELPRHTLVLSSKVFWPMSDDVNDRGLSRKHVLESIDKSLKRLGTDYLDIYFAHRYDPDVPMEEIVMAFDQVIRDGKALYWGTSMWPAARIAQAVEFARAHGLHAPVTEQPEYSMMRRERVEKEILPYTAGAGIGLVVWSPLAMGLLTGKYDDGKPEGARLTEKENWGKNFLTEENIQKVRDLKPIADDLGITRAQLALAWLLRQPGVSSVITGATKVGQIQDTVKAAGVRLSDDVQQKIEDILNPS
- a CDS encoding GGDEF domain-containing protein — encoded protein: MNGPLPDPVCSPPPPLPPGAGVPRPLLARWEDAQDDTQRAYALNALARYVQLSSWEAARQLVEGALELALRAGSADAAVEALTDLAIICTETSAQVLALEHVAHALRLVKEHALTQRHPGVINARALTRLTAGDEVGARRDLTLALRLARAAGAGHTAAFALVNLAWLASVSGQPELALHQLSLLEEQLVTLERHLQHEMWPFVHEGRAHAYVVLARQARERGRAQAEAEAVRRGLQSIIACHAALVDSPDRTVLMLCESHHSRLKLLAGEVQAAAHHAYASLNHAEALKYVSYPEPYLALAEVHLARHNWEAAQPAFRRALEVGRQHGRFRENQRMLDMMAQWQERAGDLAAALATTREALEEGRLFMDRLAEAEARMEELDAEPTLTDDGAHSWQERLRLAEQQAREDILTGLLNRRGLEEGLRRLSAAAGSPDQPAPPLLVAFVDIDHFKRVNDLLSHALGDQALRTTAQLLAATLPAGSLLGRYGGEEFVVALPLPPDEPDPAGAAHALLDTCRAAVARHAWESLLPGMTLTISIGYALGHPSGLDGHLKVADEHLYQAKRRGRNQVYPPVAADAGPAASHN
- a CDS encoding ABC transporter ATP-binding protein, with amino-acid sequence MSAAALPSIETHDLRKVYRGRAVVDGLSLRVEPAEVFGFLGPNGAGKSTTVKMLLGLVLPSGGEMRVLGGSPADPAVRAQLGFLPEQFRFQTWMTGEEFLHFHGRLAGMRADELRARVPQVLETVGLGGRGGESLGGYSKGMLQRCGLAGAILARPRLVFLDEPTSALDPIGRVEVREIIEGLRAEGVAVFLNSHLLSEVEQVCDRVAFVKEGRVLQQGSMQELMGGVIPVGIRVDALRPGLLEALARLGEVRHTDTQTPGRADIELWLARTDALPAVADAIHASGARLYALTPRRPDLEQMFLELIEAGPGTAAHRPVPEAAHA
- a CDS encoding ABC transporter permease, producing MHNALLIAELSLREATRKRLVSVLLILSTAFIGFYLYGIYRLELNLDQRSLDAGLDGRSLSGLSNLPVMYAAMFGMYLVYFLGALMSVLSTVGSVSGDIENGVMQSVIARPISRAQLVLGRWIGFTVVNVVYVALLGAALIGGVYAITGYLPPAPVPALGLILLAVTLLTALTVLGSTLFTTLANGIGVFVLYGAGFTGGILSAIGTFADSPTLATLGRAANIVMPTNSLWLGASYHLQPDVLLQISQRTRGANPFFGSEPIPAALAVWAAVLAALAVAAAMWRFSRRDL
- a CDS encoding metal ABC transporter permease; amino-acid sequence: MTLEFLLAPLQYDFMLRALLVSALVGMVCAVLSCFVILKGWSLMGDAVSHAVLPGVVISYLLGLPFVIGAFFFGLLSVSAIGFIQSRSRVKEDTVIGVVFTALFALGLVMISKVSSDVHLSHILFGDVLGIGDSELWQTVIAGAVALIVTLLLRKDLLLYVFDSTHARSIGLNTGVLNYVLLTVLALTIVTALQTVGVILVVAMLITPGATAYLLTDRFSRMLWIAVACGVGSSVIGTYGSYFLDGATGASIVLVQSILFVLAFIFAPKHGQLARRRQQLAERAGELGEGQGNPGSPRAVLGRRQAGDSGKRSDSAAD
- a CDS encoding metal ABC transporter ATP-binding protein, translated to MTHDRMNALEVHNVSVAYGGGRLALRQATLEVQGGSVCGLVGMNGAGKSTLFKTVMGFLPPLRGTVQVFGQPVNRAQKAGLIAYVPQSEDVDWNFPVSVREVVMMGRQGKMGWLRRPSAADHGLVEESLERVGMGAFAERQIGELSGGQRKRAFLARALAQEGRLLLLDEPFGGVDVGTSEAIIALMGELRREGRSMLVSTHDLGTLESFCDEVALIADRTVLLYGPTGAVLTAENLAHTFGGRSPLHAAPTSRPEARP
- a CDS encoding metal ABC transporter substrate-binding protein, with amino-acid sequence MKFIPQHLLLTALLCGGTGGTALAQAQDKKTVLTTFTILADMAQNVAGDRLNVVSITKPGAEIHGYQFTPSDLVNARGASLILNNGLNLERWFEKFTRQLGRVPSVTLTEGITPVNITSDAYRGKPNPHAWMSPKNALIYVENIRKAFVKLDPAGAKTFNANARKYSDQIRAVDTRLRTQLASLPKNQRALVTCEGAFSYLTRDYGLSEHYLWPVNAEEGQGTPRQIKAVIDAVRAEKIPAVFCESTVPTRGMEQVAKEAGARFGGVLYVDSLTDARGAVPTYLKLLQKDADTILKGLGTR